A stretch of Desulfarculaceae bacterium DNA encodes these proteins:
- the rpsT gene encoding 30S ribosomal protein S20, translating into MANHASALKRARQNLKRNARNKAYRTRVRSVVKLVRQAIEAGDAEAAQTALSKAVPVIDKAASKGVLHKKNASRKVSRLSSQVAGL; encoded by the coding sequence TTGGCTAACCATGCTTCGGCCCTTAAAAGGGCCCGCCAAAACCTTAAGCGCAACGCTCGCAACAAGGCTTACCGCACCCGCGTGCGCTCGGTGGTCAAACTGGTCCGTCAGGCCATCGAGGCCGGCGACGCCGAGGCCGCCCAGACCGCTCTGAGCAAGGCCGTGCCGGTGATCGACAAGGCCGCCAGCAAGGGCGTGCTGCACAAGAAGAACGCCTCGCGCAAGGTTTCCCGCCTGTCCAGCCAGGTAGCGGGCCTCTAG
- the murJ gene encoding murein biosynthesis integral membrane protein MurJ — MEKGSEQHKMTRAAGVVGLATLASRVLGFVRDVVIAYFFGAGAAADAFFVAFRIPNLLRRLFAEGTLTIAFIPVFTEVLKKKGREEAFLLARSTLSLLALSLLIVTVLGVVFAPEVVRAIAPGFTPGAGTFGLAVELTRWCLPYIFFISLVALAGGVLNSMGHFFAPAAAPALLNLCIIAASVGLSGYVDPPVFSLALGVILGGAAQLLMQLPYLRAKGVPFRPAWDIKNPALRRMLRLMVPAIFGAAVYQVAVLMDTILASFLPSGTVSYLYYADRLIQFPLGIFAIAVSTAILPSLSRQAADNDQAALLNTMRYGLRLILFITVPAMVGLLVLARPLVVLLFMRGEFTLDTASQTAGAVMGLATGLWAIAGVRAVVQAFYAKKDIRTPVIVAALCLVVKLVLSLALMWPLKQTGLALATSASGITNLILLLFLLRRKLGLLGGRSLLRSGLGTCAAAAFMGLVVGLIAFGPDWGAESGALWRWARPAAALLAGVGVYFLAAKLMRLRELGELWQVFRGRRA; from the coding sequence ATGGAAAAAGGCAGCGAACAGCACAAGATGACCCGCGCCGCTGGGGTGGTGGGCCTGGCCACCCTGGCTTCGCGCGTGCTGGGTTTCGTGCGCGACGTGGTCATCGCCTATTTCTTCGGGGCCGGGGCTGCGGCGGACGCCTTTTTCGTGGCCTTCCGCATCCCCAACCTGCTCCGGCGGCTGTTCGCCGAAGGCACCCTGACCATCGCCTTCATACCCGTGTTCACCGAGGTGCTCAAGAAAAAAGGGCGCGAGGAGGCCTTTCTCCTGGCCCGCTCCACCCTTTCGCTCCTAGCCCTGAGCCTCTTGATCGTAACCGTCCTGGGGGTGGTCTTCGCGCCCGAGGTGGTGCGGGCCATCGCGCCGGGCTTCACCCCCGGGGCGGGCACCTTCGGCCTGGCCGTGGAGCTGACCCGCTGGTGCCTCCCCTACATATTCTTCATCAGCCTAGTGGCCCTGGCCGGGGGGGTGCTCAACTCCATGGGCCACTTCTTCGCTCCGGCGGCGGCCCCGGCTCTGCTCAACCTTTGCATCATCGCGGCGTCGGTGGGGCTCTCGGGCTATGTGGACCCGCCGGTGTTCAGCCTGGCCCTGGGCGTGATCCTGGGTGGGGCGGCCCAGCTTCTGATGCAGCTGCCCTACCTCCGGGCCAAGGGAGTGCCCTTCCGGCCCGCCTGGGACATCAAAAACCCGGCCCTCCGGCGCATGTTGCGCCTCATGGTCCCGGCCATCTTCGGGGCGGCGGTGTACCAGGTGGCCGTGCTCATGGACACCATCCTGGCCTCGTTTTTGCCCAGCGGCACGGTCAGTTATCTCTACTACGCCGACCGGCTGATCCAGTTCCCCCTCGGCATATTCGCCATCGCGGTGTCCACGGCCATCCTGCCCAGCCTCTCGCGCCAGGCGGCGGACAACGACCAGGCCGCGCTGCTGAACACCATGCGCTACGGCCTCAGGCTTATCCTGTTCATCACCGTGCCAGCCATGGTGGGGCTATTGGTCCTGGCCCGGCCCCTGGTGGTGTTGCTGTTCATGCGCGGCGAGTTCACCCTGGACACGGCCAGCCAGACCGCCGGGGCGGTGATGGGCCTGGCCACGGGGCTGTGGGCCATCGCTGGAGTGCGGGCCGTGGTACAGGCCTTTTACGCCAAGAAGGACATACGCACCCCGGTGATCGTGGCCGCGCTGTGCCTGGTGGTCAAGCTGGTGCTCTCCCTGGCCCTGATGTGGCCGCTCAAGCAGACCGGCCTGGCCCTGGCCACCTCGGCCTCGGGCATCACCAACCTGATTCTCCTGCTGTTCCTATTGCGGCGCAAGCTGGGGCTCCTGGGCGGGCGCAGCCTGCTGCGCTCGGGCCTGGGCACCTGCGCGGCGGCGGCCTTCATGGGCCTGGTGGTGGGGCTCATCGCCTTTGGTCCGGACTGGGGCGCGGAGAGCGGGGCCCTGTGGCGCTGGGCCCGTCCGGCCGCGGCCCTCCTCGCCGGGGTGGGGGTCTACTTCCTGGCCGCCAAGCTCATGCGCCTTCGGGAGCTGGGCGAGCTGTGGCAGGTGTTTCGCGGCAGGCGGGCGTAG
- a CDS encoding recombination-associated protein RdgC, producing the protein MGLLKGRASITRYKVSGEPPAGFWDFIDRRVKAHVFKDIENSTEEISVGWCSINDFLDTEFAFMAYAMEPYVLLGLRVDQRKVSASLLKKYHRLEMDKALSFMDEGRKLGRVRREELKDKARLGLLARIPPETKLYEVIWDTASNELWLGAGSRKVLDLFEEHFVASFGLELTPRLPFLVARDLLAGSLDLARLEEARPWGPLAVEA; encoded by the coding sequence ATGGGACTGCTCAAGGGACGGGCCAGCATCACCCGCTACAAGGTCAGCGGCGAGCCGCCCGCCGGCTTCTGGGACTTCATCGACCGCCGGGTGAAAGCCCACGTCTTTAAGGACATCGAGAACAGCACCGAGGAGATCTCGGTGGGCTGGTGTTCCATCAACGATTTCCTGGACACCGAGTTCGCCTTCATGGCCTACGCCATGGAGCCCTACGTGCTCTTGGGCCTGCGGGTGGACCAGCGCAAGGTGAGCGCTTCCCTGCTCAAGAAATACCACCGCCTGGAGATGGACAAGGCCCTGAGCTTCATGGACGAGGGCCGCAAGCTGGGCCGGGTGCGCCGCGAGGAGCTAAAGGACAAGGCCCGCTTGGGCCTCTTGGCCCGCATACCGCCCGAGACCAAGCTCTACGAGGTGATCTGGGACACGGCCAGCAATGAACTGTGGCTGGGCGCGGGCAGCCGCAAGGTGCTGGACCTGTTTGAGGAGCATTTCGTGGCCAGCTTCGGCCTGGAGCTGACCCCCCGCCTGCCCTTCCTGGTGGCGCGCGACCTGCTGGCCGGTAGCCTGGACCTGGCCCGCCTGGAAGAAGCCCGCCCCTGGGGACCCCTGGCCGTGGAGGCGTAG
- a CDS encoding PEP-CTERM sorting domain-containing protein, translating to MRFSWSHSLLACLLALGLLWASAHTARADNFDSAELILAGSAYSASGSSGKGWTDLAGGATYTAWSGWVEYEVYLTAGEWTYGLEVINRGYLGTNWYSAFHVKESITGQTMYIPASDDKAYVGQQTAQIFSDGLYTIRFSWLNDQYGSNYSPVRDANIQINSVFFDKTTPSAGTPEPASGLLLASAVGLVAWVRRRRR from the coding sequence ATGCGATTTTCCTGGTCACATAGCCTCCTGGCCTGCCTGTTGGCCCTGGGTCTGTTGTGGGCCTCGGCCCATACGGCCCGGGCTGACAACTTCGACTCGGCCGAGTTGATCCTGGCCGGTTCGGCCTACAGCGCCAGCGGCTCCAGTGGCAAGGGCTGGACCGACCTGGCCGGCGGGGCCACCTATACCGCCTGGAGCGGGTGGGTGGAGTACGAGGTCTACCTCACCGCCGGGGAGTGGACCTACGGCCTGGAGGTCATCAACCGCGGCTACCTGGGCACTAACTGGTACAGCGCCTTCCACGTGAAGGAGTCCATCACCGGCCAGACCATGTACATCCCGGCCAGCGACGACAAGGCCTATGTGGGCCAGCAGACCGCCCAGATATTCAGTGACGGCCTCTACACCATCCGCTTCTCCTGGCTCAACGACCAGTACGGCTCCAACTACAGCCCGGTGCGCGACGCCAACATCCAGATCAATTCGGTGTTTTTCGACAAAACCACCCCCAGCGCGGGCACCCCGGAGCCGGCCAGCGGCCTGCTGTTGGCCTCGGCCGTGGGCCTGGTGGCCTGGGTGCGCCGCCGGCGGCGCTAG
- the hisB gene encoding imidazoleglycerol-phosphate dehydratase HisB, which yields MSRRAEIKRETKETEVSLSLDLDGTGQSEISTGVGFFDHMLTHVAFHGYFDLKLTAKGDLEVDPHHTVEDVGICLGQAMKEALGERSGLVRYGSSFVPMDESLAQVVVDLSNRPLYKGVYQRRPGTVGGFDGQLAEEFWRALALNAGLTLHVRLIYGDNDHHMLEAAFKALGRALDQATAREDRGRGSSSTKGVL from the coding sequence ATGAGCCGCCGAGCCGAAATTAAACGCGAGACCAAGGAAACCGAGGTCAGCCTGTCCCTGGACCTGGATGGCACCGGCCAGAGCGAAATTTCCACCGGAGTGGGCTTTTTCGACCACATGCTCACTCATGTGGCCTTCCACGGCTATTTCGACCTGAAGCTCACGGCCAAGGGCGACCTGGAAGTGGACCCCCACCACACGGTGGAGGACGTGGGCATCTGCCTGGGTCAGGCCATGAAAGAGGCCCTGGGCGAGCGCAGCGGCCTGGTGCGCTACGGCTCGTCCTTCGTGCCCATGGACGAATCCCTGGCCCAGGTGGTGGTGGACCTGTCCAACCGCCCCCTTTACAAGGGCGTGTATCAGCGCCGCCCCGGCACGGTGGGCGGCTTCGACGGCCAGCTGGCCGAGGAATTTTGGCGGGCCCTGGCGCTCAACGCCGGCCTGACCCTGCACGTGCGCCTTATTTACGGCGACAATGATCACCACATGCTGGAGGCCGCCTTCAAGGCCCTGGGACGGGCCTTGGACCAAGCCACCGCCCGGGAGGACCGCGGTCGCGGCTCTTCCTCTACCAAGGGGGTGTTATGA
- the hisA gene encoding 1-(5-phosphoribosyl)-5-[(5-phosphoribosylamino)methylideneamino]imidazole-4-carboxamide isomerase encodes MEAIPAVDLKGGRCVRLQQGRMDKETVFSHDPVAMARHWEEEGARRLHVVDLDGAVEGRPANAAVIESICSALSIPVQLGGGVRDLEGLKRTLDLGVDRVILGTLAAREPYTALQAAELFPGRVVIGIDARDGMVAVQGWTEDMGLHFLEAAKPFDIPQVAAIIFTDISRDGMHTGPNLESTAQLCRSVAVPIIAAGGVHDLDDVRRLMELAPAGLAGFITGRAIYEGTLDLAEAIALAASA; translated from the coding sequence TTGGAGGCAATACCCGCCGTAGACCTGAAGGGCGGCCGCTGCGTGCGTTTGCAGCAGGGCCGCATGGACAAGGAAACCGTGTTCAGCCACGACCCGGTGGCCATGGCGCGCCATTGGGAAGAGGAAGGCGCTCGTCGCCTGCACGTGGTGGACCTGGACGGCGCGGTGGAAGGCCGCCCGGCCAACGCCGCGGTGATCGAGAGCATCTGCTCCGCCCTGAGCATTCCGGTGCAGCTGGGCGGCGGAGTGCGCGACCTGGAGGGCCTCAAGCGGACCCTGGACCTGGGGGTGGACCGGGTGATCCTGGGCACCCTGGCCGCGCGCGAGCCCTACACGGCCTTGCAAGCGGCCGAGCTGTTCCCGGGCCGGGTGGTCATCGGCATCGACGCCCGCGACGGCATGGTGGCGGTGCAGGGCTGGACCGAGGACATGGGCCTGCATTTCCTGGAGGCGGCCAAGCCCTTCGACATTCCCCAGGTGGCGGCGATCATCTTCACCGACATCTCCCGCGACGGCATGCACACCGGGCCCAACCTGGAAAGCACCGCCCAGCTCTGCCGCTCGGTGGCCGTGCCTATCATCGCCGCGGGCGGGGTGCACGACCTGGACGACGTGCGCCGCCTGATGGAGCTGGCTCCCGCTGGCCTGGCCGGGTTCATCACCGGGCGGGCCATATACGAAGGCACCCTGGACCTGGCCGAGGCCATCGCGCTGGCCGCCTCGGCCTGA